One genomic segment of Erpetoichthys calabaricus chromosome 7, fErpCal1.3, whole genome shotgun sequence includes these proteins:
- the btf3 gene encoding transcription factor BTF3 isoform X1 — MKETIMNQEKLAKLQAQVRIGGKGTARRKKKVVHRTATADDKKLQFSLKKLGVNNISGIEEVNMFTNQGTVIHFNNPKVQASLAANTFTITGHAETKQLTEMLPSILNQLGADSLTSLRRLAEALPKQSVDGKAPLAAGEEDDDDVPDLVENFDEASKNEAN, encoded by the exons ATGAAAGAAACAATCATGAATCAGGAGAAGCTTGCTAAGCTCCAGGCACAGGTTCGCATTGGAGGAAAg ggTACAGCCCGTAGAAAGAAGAAGGTAGTTCACAGAACAGCAACCGCTGATGACAAGAAACTTCAgttctctttaaaaaaattagGAGTCAACAATATTTCTGGTATTGAAGag GTAAACATGTTTACAAACCAGGGGACCGTTATCCACTTCAACAATCCAAAAGTACAAGCATCTTTGGCTGCAAACACCTTTACGATCACAGGCCATGCAGAAACCAAGCAACTCACAGAGATGTTACCcagcattttgaaccagttgGGGGCTGACAGTCTTACCAGTTTGAGAAGACTAGCTGAGGCTCTGCCAAAGCAAT CTGTAGATGGAAAAGCACCACTTGCCGCAGGagaggaagatgatgatgatgttccAG